From Stenotrophomonas nitritireducens, the proteins below share one genomic window:
- a CDS encoding LysR family transcriptional regulator, which yields MARRNLDDLLAFVHVAREGNFTRAGALLGVSQSALSQAIKALEERLQIRLLTRTTRAVSPTPAGERLLQAIGNRFDEIEAELDALSEMRDKPAGSLRLTCGDHPLQTILLPKLLPLMHRYPDIRIEFDVSYALRDIVADRFDAGVRLGESIDKDMIALPISPKVRMAAVASPAYLERNPAPKVPADLTRHNCINIRFSSSAGLYVWEFERNGRQVNVRVESQAIFNTSPPIVQAALDGLGISFLPESEFAPHIEQGRLVRVLQNWCPPFPGYHLYYPSRRQHSAAFALVVEALRI from the coding sequence ATGGCACGCCGCAACCTCGATGATCTTCTGGCTTTTGTCCACGTTGCACGTGAGGGTAATTTCACCCGCGCAGGCGCGCTCCTCGGTGTTTCGCAATCCGCGCTCAGCCAGGCCATCAAGGCGCTGGAAGAACGCCTGCAGATCCGCCTGCTCACCCGCACCACGCGTGCGGTGTCGCCCACGCCGGCAGGAGAGCGTCTGCTGCAGGCCATCGGCAACCGGTTTGACGAAATAGAAGCCGAACTCGACGCGCTCAGCGAGATGCGCGACAAACCGGCCGGCAGCCTGCGCCTGACCTGCGGAGATCATCCGCTGCAGACCATCCTGCTGCCGAAGCTGTTGCCGCTGATGCACCGCTACCCGGACATCCGCATCGAGTTCGATGTCAGCTACGCGTTGCGCGACATCGTCGCCGACCGCTTCGATGCCGGTGTCCGCCTTGGCGAGAGCATCGACAAGGACATGATCGCGCTGCCGATCAGCCCCAAGGTGCGCATGGCGGCCGTTGCCTCGCCCGCCTATCTGGAACGCAACCCGGCGCCGAAGGTGCCTGCCGACCTGACCAGGCACAACTGCATCAACATCCGTTTCAGCAGTTCGGCCGGGCTGTACGTGTGGGAGTTTGAACGCAACGGGCGGCAGGTCAATGTGCGGGTTGAGAGCCAGGCGATATTCAACACCTCACCGCCAATAGTGCAGGCAGCACTGGACGGTCTGGGCATCAGCTTCCTGCCAGAAAGCGAGTTTGCGCCGCATATCGAACAAGGCAGGCTGGTTCGTGTACTGCAGAACTGGTGCCCGCCTTTCCCTGGCTACCACCTGTACTACCCCAGCCGCCGCCAGCATTCGGCGGCGTTCGCGCTGGTGGTGGAGGCGCTGCGGATCTGA
- a CDS encoding alcohol dehydrogenase catalytic domain-containing protein, with the protein MKASVVSAIGGGFAVQELELAQPLDREVLIDVKASGLCHSDLTLATAGIGQPPPVVLGHEVAGVVVAKGAHVTGINLGDHVVASLIQFCGRCTQCLSGHTYSCLHPEATLRGQDEPARLHARDGSVVNQGYGLGGLPPTAQVAHQQAQYLVRTLQRRLGGKEAPDFVYRDFGALVSLADYDAFGSLGKFGIFKGGIIRGQLAQFSHVMLYRSHQARIHGFWRGGLLWLVDRLNARLRAPIRLD; encoded by the coding sequence ATGAAAGCATCCGTGGTCAGCGCAATCGGTGGTGGCTTCGCCGTGCAGGAACTCGAGCTGGCACAGCCTTTGGACCGGGAAGTGCTTATTGATGTCAAAGCGTCCGGGCTATGCCACAGCGACCTCACCCTGGCCACCGCCGGTATTGGCCAGCCACCGCCGGTGGTGTTGGGGCATGAGGTTGCTGGCGTGGTAGTTGCAAAGGGCGCGCACGTTACCGGGATCAACCTGGGTGACCATGTGGTCGCCAGCCTCATCCAGTTCTGTGGCAGGTGCACGCAATGCCTGTCTGGCCATACGTATAGTTGCCTGCATCCGGAAGCGACCCTGCGCGGCCAGGACGAACCGGCGCGTCTGCATGCCCGCGATGGCAGCGTCGTCAATCAGGGCTATGGCCTGGGCGGTTTGCCGCCTACCGCACAGGTTGCGCATCAACAGGCGCAGTACCTGGTACGCACCCTGCAGCGGCGCTTGGGCGGCAAGGAGGCTCCCGATTTTGTCTATCGCGACTTCGGCGCCCTGGTATCGCTGGCGGACTACGACGCGTTCGGTTCATTGGGAAAGTTCGGCATCTTCAAAGGCGGCATCATCCGCGGCCAACTCGCCCAGTTCAGCCACGTCATGTTGTACCGCAGCCATCAGGCGCGCATTCACGGCTTCTGGCGTGGCGGCCTGCTCTGGCTGGTGGACCGCTTGAACGCGAGGCTGCGCGCGCCGATCAGATTGGATTGA
- a CDS encoding AraC family transcriptional regulator, which yields MTSLIDLQHAIARHSVAGFTQTAVPRMALARADSVSGASESVYEAWLLVVAQGRVRMQLGDEPFELSAECYALTSVDLPLTGEVCEASTEQPFLALALNLEPVMLASVLLDMGEQLLDLSPSAGMGLGVLGADLLDPLTRLVRLLNEPVDIGMLAPLFEREILYRLLLGEQGAMLRQLALSDSRLSRISSAISLIRRDCARPLRLEVLAREVGMSLSSLHRHFKAVTGMSPLQYQKRLRLQEARRQLTARQQSTASIAFAVGYESPSQFSREYKRMFGVAPSRDALEIRQSVLQPRRGPMAD from the coding sequence ATGACTTCGTTGATTGACCTGCAGCACGCCATTGCACGGCACAGCGTTGCTGGTTTCACCCAGACCGCTGTTCCACGGATGGCATTGGCCCGCGCGGACAGCGTCAGCGGCGCATCGGAGTCTGTCTACGAAGCGTGGTTGCTGGTGGTGGCGCAGGGACGCGTGCGCATGCAACTGGGTGATGAGCCTTTCGAGTTGTCCGCCGAGTGTTACGCCCTGACCTCGGTGGACCTGCCCTTGACCGGCGAGGTGTGCGAAGCCAGTACGGAGCAGCCATTCCTCGCGCTTGCACTGAACCTGGAGCCGGTGATGCTGGCGTCCGTACTGTTGGACATGGGCGAACAGCTGCTCGATCTGTCGCCCTCCGCCGGCATGGGATTGGGCGTGTTGGGTGCGGATCTGCTTGATCCGCTGACGCGTCTGGTGCGGCTGCTGAATGAGCCGGTCGACATCGGCATGCTCGCGCCGCTGTTCGAGCGCGAGATCCTCTACCGGCTGCTGCTCGGCGAGCAGGGGGCGATGCTGCGCCAGCTCGCCTTGTCGGACAGCCGCCTGTCCAGGATAAGCAGTGCCATCAGCCTGATCCGGCGCGACTGCGCCCGACCGCTGCGGCTTGAAGTACTGGCCAGGGAAGTGGGCATGAGCCTGTCGTCCCTGCACCGGCACTTCAAGGCAGTGACCGGCATGAGTCCGTTGCAGTATCAAAAGCGGCTGCGCTTGCAGGAAGCACGCCGGCAATTGACCGCCCGCCAACAGAGCACCGCAAGCATCGCTTTTGCGGTGGGTTACGAGAGCCCATCCCAGTTCAGTCGCGAGTACAAGCGGATGTTTGGCGTCGCACCCTCGCGCGATGCGCTGGAAATCCGCCAGAGTGTGTTGCAGCCAAGGCGGGGCCCGATGGCGGACTGA
- a CDS encoding response regulator transcription factor codes for MKPLTLRVVLADDHSAVRAGLQYVLTSSGTVSVMGSARNSTELMDVLARNPCDVLISDYSMPGGRYGDGIALFKLIKKRYPSIKIVVLTMLENPGIVHSLLSLGISCILSKSDSLNHLLPAVHGAYANGRYLSPTITDIAGAVTSGSSGVQMLTTRELEVIRFFVSGLTVNEIAERLSRSKKTISTQKGAAMLKLGLKRDVDLLRYGIESGLADAEMGPSVARA; via the coding sequence ATGAAGCCACTCACCCTTCGCGTCGTTCTCGCGGACGATCATTCCGCCGTGCGTGCCGGCCTTCAGTACGTCCTTACCTCAAGCGGCACGGTGTCGGTAATGGGCTCTGCTCGCAACTCGACCGAGTTGATGGATGTGCTTGCGCGGAACCCCTGCGACGTGCTGATCTCCGATTACTCGATGCCCGGCGGGCGCTACGGCGACGGCATTGCCCTTTTCAAGCTGATCAAGAAGCGCTATCCCTCGATCAAGATCGTGGTACTGACAATGCTGGAGAACCCCGGCATCGTGCATTCGCTGCTGAGCCTTGGCATCTCCTGCATCCTGAGCAAATCCGATTCGCTCAATCACCTGTTGCCGGCCGTGCACGGTGCATACGCCAACGGGCGCTACCTCTCCCCCACCATCACCGACATCGCCGGTGCGGTTACCTCCGGCAGCTCCGGCGTGCAGATGCTGACAACCCGCGAACTGGAAGTCATCCGCTTCTTTGTTTCGGGTTTGACCGTCAACGAAATCGCCGAGCGCCTGAGCCGCAGCAAGAAGACCATCAGCACCCAGAAAGGCGCGGCGATGCTGAAACTGGGGCTCAAGCGTGATGTGGACCTGCTGCGCTATGGCATCGAATCGGGCCTGGCCGACGCAGAGATGGGCCCCAGCGTCGCCCGGGCATGA
- a CDS encoding response regulator transcription factor has translation MSGFKIKVILADDHPGMIAGVKYELSSVDTIELVGTAADSTELMALLNGVACDVVVSDYAMPAGDFGDGIALFGMIARRHPQVKLVVLTMLDNPAVLHTLLTQGVMCIVSKSDALTHLVPAVHAAHGGGKYYSPTIEKVVQSIELNRRSRNPAGVLSIRESEVVRLYASGLTVNEIAERLHRSKKTISTQKANAMEKLSIEKDVDLLRYAMENGLVTSSGGAPAASDPGGT, from the coding sequence ATGAGTGGTTTCAAGATCAAGGTGATTTTGGCTGACGATCACCCGGGCATGATTGCAGGGGTCAAGTACGAGCTGTCATCTGTAGACACGATTGAGCTGGTCGGCACCGCGGCCGATTCCACCGAGTTGATGGCCCTGCTCAATGGGGTCGCCTGTGACGTGGTTGTCTCGGACTATGCAATGCCGGCGGGCGATTTCGGCGATGGCATCGCACTTTTTGGAATGATTGCCAGGCGGCACCCGCAGGTGAAGCTGGTGGTGCTGACGATGCTGGACAATCCAGCGGTGTTGCACACCCTTCTCACCCAGGGCGTCATGTGCATTGTCAGCAAGTCGGATGCGTTGACCCATCTGGTGCCGGCCGTGCACGCCGCGCATGGCGGGGGAAAGTACTATTCGCCCACGATCGAGAAAGTGGTGCAGAGCATCGAGCTCAACCGGCGCAGCCGCAATCCGGCGGGGGTACTGAGTATCCGCGAGTCCGAAGTGGTGCGTCTGTATGCCTCGGGCCTGACCGTCAACGAAATTGCCGAGCGCCTGCACCGCAGCAAGAAGACCATCAGCACGCAGAAGGCCAATGCGATGGAAAAACTTTCCATCGAGAAGGATGTTGATCTGCTGCGCTATGCGATGGAAAACGGCCTGGTTACCTCATCAGGCGGTGCGCCGGCAGCATCGGACCCAGGCGGAACCTGA
- a CDS encoding fimbria/pilus outer membrane usher protein, producing the protein MKIVPFQSARSPRRLCQRPLVLLMGVILSASCVSAAAEVASAGGGPPQVEFDSAFLIGSAGSNADISRFERGDSAPPGDYRVDLYVNDQRIGRTDVSFRSAGAAGRVQACITSDLLRRTGADLSQVSAEVPETMAADSDCVGIDAVVDGALDVFDFAAQRLDLSIPQVALLRTPRGYVNPDSWDAGVSTGFVNYALDGYTADNGSGRSSQAYLGLDMGINMGSWRLRHDASARIGDTGERQYQAIATYAKRDVAALGAQLTIGEDYTSGELFDSTGFRGIRLESDDRMLPESLRGYAPVVSGVAYTNARVTIRQNGIIVHESTVAPGEFQIDDLYATGYGGDLEVTVQEADGSTQQFSVPFASVPQSLRAGVSRYSVVAGTARSTVLKGDPAFAQATWQRGISSLATGYVGTTLAQDYRSAMAGVALNTPLGAIGADVTHASTRLPGRGSHSGASYRLSYARLLPATGTNITLAGHRYSTSGFLALNEALAARELPADGDFDSIQRQRNRAALTVGQKLGARGGRLNATASLAHYWNRSGSDLSYTLGYSASYRGVGYSLSARRQQSGFDRPATHYSANATFSLGKVRPLTATANVAQLQDGRSQFQSTLIGAIGADGALSYGVSARTAWGGDQSAERSGSVNLGYRGRVAVLSGSASVGAQSTQASLSARGAIIAHGGGITFSQPVSETFGLVHVPDARGAKVLNAAGVKVDRRGYAAIPYLSPYRINRIEIDPKGLSTDVELKATSQHVVPRAGLAPLLKFDTTFGRSALLQLTMPGSGNLPFGAAVVDDSGAEVGVVGQAGRVFARGLQESGTLSVIQGEDGNPICRVDYSLPQRPQGGALAQVAATCIGSPAQ; encoded by the coding sequence ATGAAAATTGTGCCGTTCCAGTCGGCCCGTAGCCCGCGCAGGCTTTGCCAGCGCCCGCTGGTGCTGTTGATGGGAGTGATTCTGTCGGCAAGCTGCGTCTCTGCGGCCGCCGAGGTTGCCTCCGCTGGCGGCGGCCCACCGCAGGTTGAATTCGACAGCGCGTTCCTGATCGGCAGCGCAGGCAGCAATGCCGATATATCGCGGTTCGAACGCGGTGATTCCGCGCCTCCCGGCGATTACCGGGTTGATCTGTACGTGAATGACCAACGCATTGGTCGTACCGATGTCAGCTTCCGCAGCGCAGGCGCGGCCGGGCGCGTGCAGGCATGCATCACATCTGATCTGCTCCGGCGCACCGGCGCGGACCTCAGTCAAGTCTCTGCGGAAGTTCCGGAGACAATGGCTGCCGACAGTGACTGCGTCGGTATTGATGCCGTTGTTGACGGCGCACTGGACGTGTTCGACTTCGCGGCGCAGCGTCTGGATCTGTCCATTCCCCAGGTTGCCTTGCTGCGCACGCCGCGCGGCTATGTGAACCCCGACAGCTGGGATGCCGGTGTATCTACCGGATTCGTCAACTACGCACTTGATGGCTACACCGCCGACAACGGTTCCGGGCGTAGCTCGCAGGCGTATCTTGGCCTGGACATGGGCATCAACATGGGCAGCTGGCGCTTGCGCCATGACGCGAGCGCAAGAATCGGCGATACCGGCGAGCGGCAGTATCAGGCAATTGCCACCTATGCAAAGCGTGATGTCGCCGCGCTGGGCGCGCAGCTGACCATCGGCGAGGATTACACCAGCGGCGAGCTGTTCGACAGCACAGGCTTCCGTGGCATTCGCCTGGAAAGCGATGACCGCATGCTGCCGGAATCGCTGCGCGGCTATGCGCCGGTGGTCAGCGGCGTGGCCTATACCAATGCACGTGTCACCATCCGCCAGAACGGCATCATCGTCCATGAGTCGACGGTAGCACCGGGCGAGTTTCAGATTGATGATCTGTACGCCACCGGCTACGGCGGCGATCTGGAGGTCACCGTGCAGGAAGCCGATGGCAGCACGCAGCAGTTCTCGGTGCCGTTCGCGTCGGTGCCGCAGTCGCTGCGCGCCGGCGTTTCACGCTATAGCGTTGTTGCCGGTACCGCGCGCAGCACGGTGCTCAAAGGCGATCCCGCCTTTGCACAGGCAACCTGGCAGCGCGGTATATCCAGCCTGGCCACCGGTTATGTCGGTACCACGTTGGCCCAGGACTATCGTTCCGCCATGGCGGGTGTGGCCCTGAATACACCGCTGGGTGCCATCGGCGCGGATGTCACCCATGCGAGCACCCGCCTGCCCGGACGCGGCAGCCACAGCGGTGCCAGCTATCGGCTCAGTTACGCCCGCTTGCTGCCAGCTACCGGCACCAACATCACCCTGGCCGGGCATCGTTATTCCACCTCCGGGTTCCTCGCCCTGAACGAGGCGCTTGCCGCGCGCGAACTGCCTGCGGACGGGGACTTCGATTCCATCCAGCGTCAGCGCAACCGGGCTGCGCTCACGGTCGGGCAGAAGCTGGGTGCGCGCGGTGGACGTTTGAATGCCACCGCGTCGCTCGCCCACTACTGGAACCGCAGCGGTTCGGACCTGAGCTATACGCTGGGTTACAGCGCCAGTTATCGCGGCGTTGGCTACAGCCTGTCGGCACGTCGCCAGCAGTCGGGTTTCGATCGCCCGGCCACGCACTATTCCGCCAATGCAACGTTCTCGCTGGGCAAGGTGCGGCCGCTCACGGCAACCGCAAACGTGGCGCAGCTGCAGGACGGACGCAGTCAGTTCCAAAGCACCCTTATCGGTGCCATCGGGGCTGATGGCGCGCTTTCCTACGGGGTCTCCGCGCGTACGGCGTGGGGTGGCGACCAGTCAGCCGAACGTTCCGGCAGCGTGAACCTGGGCTATCGTGGCCGCGTCGCGGTGCTATCGGGCAGCGCCAGCGTTGGCGCGCAGAGCACGCAGGCGTCGTTGAGCGCGCGCGGGGCGATCATTGCCCATGGCGGTGGTATCACCTTCTCGCAGCCGGTATCCGAGACATTCGGTCTGGTGCACGTGCCGGATGCGCGCGGTGCAAAGGTGCTGAATGCGGCGGGGGTAAAGGTCGACCGTCGCGGCTATGCGGCGATTCCCTACTTGTCGCCTTATCGGATCAACCGGATTGAGATCGACCCCAAGGGCCTGTCCACCGACGTGGAATTGAAGGCCACCAGCCAGCATGTGGTGCCGCGTGCCGGCCTGGCACCGTTGCTGAAGTTCGACACCACGTTTGGTCGCTCGGCATTGCTGCAACTGACAATGCCGGGCAGCGGCAACCTTCCTTTCGGCGCTGCGGTGGTTGACGACAGTGGTGCGGAAGTGGGCGTGGTAGGGCAGGCGGGCAGGGTGTTCGCGCGCGGCCTGCAGGAGAGCGGCACTTTGAGCGTGATCCAGGGAGAGGACGGAAACCCCATCTGCCGGGTCGACTATTCGCTACCGCAGCGGCCCCAGGGCGGTGCGTTGGCGCAGGTTGCGGCCACCTGCATCGGCAGCCCGGCGCAGTGA
- a CDS encoding fimbrial biogenesis chaperone: MKKSFRISLTALALAMLGLSAGANAGVVIGTTRVIFPEKQSEVSISLSNDGVTPALVQAWLDDGDAGMAPEDVDVPFVLTPAMFRLDPGKGQTLRLMKTGPLPASKVERLYWLNVLEVPPKATDEAENRLQLALRTRIKLMYRPAGLEGSPEQAPARVRWSLVRDDAAQGYALVANNPTAYIVNFGSVTFSVGGQSHNAGAGHVLPGASTRFRLADFKGSTSTSAVVNYSAINDWGSGVAGNSTLTEPGN, encoded by the coding sequence ATGAAAAAATCTTTTCGTATCAGTTTGACCGCACTTGCACTTGCAATGCTGGGCCTGAGCGCCGGCGCGAATGCAGGGGTTGTGATTGGAACCACACGGGTGATTTTTCCCGAGAAGCAGAGTGAAGTCAGCATCAGCTTGAGCAACGACGGCGTCACGCCCGCCCTGGTTCAGGCCTGGCTCGATGATGGCGATGCCGGCATGGCGCCGGAAGATGTGGATGTGCCGTTTGTGCTGACCCCGGCGATGTTCCGGCTCGATCCGGGCAAGGGCCAGACCTTGCGGTTGATGAAGACTGGGCCGTTGCCGGCCTCCAAGGTTGAACGGCTGTACTGGTTGAACGTGCTGGAAGTGCCGCCAAAGGCCACTGATGAGGCCGAGAACCGCCTGCAGCTCGCATTGCGCACCCGCATCAAGCTGATGTACCGCCCTGCGGGCCTGGAGGGCTCGCCTGAGCAGGCGCCCGCACGTGTGCGTTGGTCGCTGGTCCGGGACGATGCTGCGCAAGGGTACGCATTGGTGGCCAATAACCCCACTGCCTACATCGTCAATTTCGGCAGCGTGACGTTCAGCGTTGGTGGCCAGAGCCACAATGCGGGCGCCGGACATGTGCTCCCGGGTGCCAGTACGCGCTTCCGCCTGGCAGATTTCAAGGGCAGTACGTCAACTTCAGCGGTCGTGAACTACAGCGCGATCAACGACTGGGGCAGCGGTGTTGCCGGCAACAGCACGCTCACCGAGCCCGGCAACTAG
- a CDS encoding fimbrial protein, whose protein sequence is MKNLSLVAAIAVAATTLAFAGRAHASDGSIQFLGNITASTCKINGGGSASSFQVDLPPVSTTTLADAGSTAGRTGFNIELTECNPTSGRVSTFFEAGESVNSQNGNLIIAANGAENVELSLLNDKQEKIFAGAEAAAQNSQWVEIGPGVMILKYFVEYQSLGGATAGEANSHVQYTMSYE, encoded by the coding sequence ATGAAGAACCTCTCTCTAGTCGCCGCCATCGCTGTCGCCGCAACCACCCTCGCTTTCGCAGGTCGTGCGCATGCCTCGGATGGTTCCATCCAGTTCCTGGGAAACATCACCGCCAGCACCTGCAAGATCAACGGCGGTGGCAGTGCCAGCAGTTTCCAGGTGGACCTGCCGCCGGTGAGCACCACAACCTTGGCCGATGCCGGTTCCACTGCGGGCCGTACCGGTTTCAACATTGAACTTACCGAGTGCAATCCGACCTCGGGCAGGGTCTCCACGTTCTTTGAAGCGGGCGAAAGCGTCAACTCGCAGAACGGCAACCTGATCATTGCCGCCAACGGCGCCGAGAACGTCGAGCTGAGCCTGCTCAACGACAAGCAGGAGAAGATTTTTGCCGGTGCCGAAGCGGCTGCGCAGAACTCCCAGTGGGTCGAGATTGGACCGGGCGTAATGATTTTGAAGTACTTCGTCGAGTACCAGTCGCTGGGCGGCGCCACTGCAGGCGAAGCCAACAGCCACGTCCAGTACACGATGAGCTACGAGTAA
- a CDS encoding EAL domain-containing response regulator yields the protein MRWNNDPIENTSFPATAAPGVETSPMNAIAKFASPQPDTRMIHNALVVDGNELQHLPMAKVLRQSGVSEVVSALDGDRAVTALRERRWDLVILDLDIVDLTGLQVIDLLAERCKSTRLAVVSSQPSRILNAASAYAAHRGLNVVAAVRKPLRPEQIRNIVAASTDTVGDARGAAAMPFQPVFSSDELRGALLEQQIQAYFQPQHCAITGLLRGAEVLARWHRPDGSVLAPAQFLPAFERAGLLEPFTDYMLSCAFDCIAAEGPGSSLLTAVNVPARVAAGVHWAQSVADHAYHAGVDPGRVVIEITEDGGELCNPALAGAVTQLRLRGFNCAIDDFGSGDSSLDRLLQVPFNELKINRSMLVEAREHAHARCLLASTIAMARQMVATVVVEGVETYRDLDMVRSLGCHTTQGYLHGRAMPKADYVNYIAEQLRSGRRHLRREFRVGLRHWQTGGFRRLTHLVIVASTASGPLAGGCLLWVSERHPWAGQLSVDLLLCELLLP from the coding sequence TTGCGCTGGAACAATGACCCCATCGAAAACACATCCTTCCCAGCTACCGCCGCTCCTGGCGTGGAGACATCCCCCATGAACGCTATTGCCAAATTTGCATCGCCCCAACCGGATACCCGGATGATCCACAATGCGCTGGTAGTCGACGGTAACGAACTGCAGCATCTTCCGATGGCCAAAGTGCTGCGTCAATCAGGGGTGTCTGAAGTCGTTTCTGCCCTGGATGGCGACCGCGCCGTCACGGCACTGCGGGAGCGCCGCTGGGATCTGGTCATTCTTGACCTGGATATCGTCGACCTCACGGGCCTGCAGGTGATCGACCTGTTGGCGGAGCGTTGCAAGTCGACCCGTCTGGCGGTGGTGAGCAGCCAGCCCAGTCGCATCTTGAATGCCGCGTCCGCCTATGCGGCGCATCGCGGCCTGAACGTGGTGGCTGCAGTGCGCAAGCCACTGAGGCCGGAGCAGATCAGGAACATTGTCGCTGCCTCGACCGACACGGTAGGCGACGCCCGCGGCGCAGCGGCCATGCCATTCCAGCCGGTGTTCTCCAGCGACGAGCTGCGCGGTGCCTTGCTGGAGCAACAGATCCAGGCGTATTTCCAGCCCCAGCACTGCGCCATTACCGGGCTGCTGCGCGGCGCCGAGGTGCTGGCGCGCTGGCACCGTCCGGATGGCTCGGTATTGGCGCCTGCACAGTTCCTGCCGGCGTTCGAGCGTGCTGGCCTGCTTGAGCCGTTCACCGACTACATGCTGTCCTGCGCTTTCGACTGCATTGCTGCCGAAGGTCCGGGTTCTTCGCTGCTGACGGCGGTCAATGTGCCGGCGCGGGTGGCGGCCGGCGTCCATTGGGCGCAGAGCGTCGCCGACCACGCCTACCATGCGGGTGTCGACCCGGGTCGGGTGGTGATTGAAATCACCGAGGACGGCGGTGAGCTGTGCAATCCGGCGTTGGCCGGTGCGGTCACGCAGCTGCGCCTGCGTGGCTTCAATTGCGCCATTGATGACTTTGGCAGCGGCGATTCCTCGCTGGACCGGCTGCTGCAGGTGCCGTTCAATGAGTTGAAGATCAACCGCAGCATGCTGGTGGAGGCGCGTGAGCACGCCCATGCGCGCTGCCTGCTGGCCAGCACCATTGCGATGGCGCGGCAGATGGTGGCGACGGTGGTGGTTGAAGGCGTGGAGACCTACCGCGATCTGGACATGGTACGCAGCCTTGGTTGCCATACCACCCAGGGTTACCTGCACGGGCGGGCGATGCCCAAGGCAGACTACGTGAACTACATTGCAGAGCAGCTCCGATCGGGACGCCGTCATCTGCGTCGTGAATTCAGGGTTGGCTTGCGGCATTGGCAAACAGGCGGATTTCGCCGCCTGACTCACCTTGTGATTGTTGCTTCCACAGCCTCCGGCCCTCTGGCCGGGGGCTGTTTGCTGTGGGTGTCGGAAAGGCATCCCTGGGCCGGGCAACTTTCGGTTGATCTGCTGCTGTGCGAGTTGCTCCTTCCATGA